The genomic stretch ATTGCAACAGCCTCTTTTATATATTACTCTATTCTTTCTCCTACTTTAAATCCAAACTCATAATCTATAATAAGTTTAGTTCCATCTTCTCTATAGTAAATTGATGGACCAAATAATTTACCTTCTCTATATGAAATATCTTTAATTAAACGATTATTTTCATAGAATATATGTCTACCATCTTTTTTGTTTTTTCTAAAGTTTCTTTCAGAAAGAAGATTACCATTATCATCATAATCAAACCAAGTTGATTTTTCAGGTAATGAAGAATTTTCTGATGCATAATATTCAATTAACATAACTTTACCATCTTCATGGAAAAATACTTGTTCTCCTACATGATGATTATCTACAAAATTTTCTATTGAAAGAAGAATAGGTTTATCTATATTTTCACTATCATGATATATCCATTTTGCGCCTTCAAACATTCCTGATTTTAAAGTAAATATAGATGTTTCATTATGTGTAAATAGAATATATTTACCAGTTCTTTTTACACCTTTAGTTTCATCGCCAACAGTATCAACAAATCTATCAGATTTAACATTATTTTTTTGTTCAATTAATTTACCATTTTCATAGATATCTATATCCATGATTAATCCTTCT from Pseudostreptobacillus hongkongensis encodes the following:
- a CDS encoding toxin-antitoxin system YwqK family antitoxin; translated protein: MKQYLGLDNTPVLNGQYKLLKSIDYLTELIGIANYKNGILDGEQFRLDKEGLIMDIDIYENGKLIEQKNNVKSDRFVDTVGDETKGVKRTGKYILFTHNETSIFTLKSGMFEGAKWIYHDSENIDKPILLSIENFVDNHHVGEQVFFHEDGKVMLIEYYASENSSLPEKSTWFDYDDNGNLLSERNFRKNKKDGRHIFYENNRLIKDISYREGKLFGPSIYYREDGTKLIIDYEFGFKVGERIE